One Candidatus Tanganyikabacteria bacterium DNA segment encodes these proteins:
- a CDS encoding branched-chain amino acid transaminase: MGKAMAFFRGDIIPLEDAKISIMTHGFNYGTGCFEGIRGYWNEQHGEMYILHMAEHFRRMAKNAKILFMQLPDTIEGLCRTTIDLARATGFHQDIYLRPTLYKEDEIIGVRLHGLKDAFHIYAAPMGPYIEIDRGLKLGTSSWRRIDDTAVPARAKIIGAYINSALCKTEAVMNGFDEGLFLNEDGHVCEGSAENLFLVRDGVLVTPGVSDNILEGITRTSVIEIAERELGLKCVHRTIDRTEIYISDELFICGTGAQIAWVSEIDHRSIGNGQIGPISQKIRDIYFRAVRGEIPRYQSWLTPVYGTGGIKAPEKPFASTSVRKVAAG; this comes from the coding sequence ATGGGTAAGGCGATGGCGTTTTTCAGGGGCGACATCATCCCCCTGGAAGACGCGAAGATCTCGATCATGACGCACGGGTTCAATTACGGGACCGGCTGCTTCGAGGGAATCCGCGGCTACTGGAACGAGCAGCACGGCGAGATGTACATCCTGCACATGGCCGAGCACTTCCGCCGCATGGCCAAGAACGCCAAGATCCTCTTCATGCAGCTCCCCGACACGATCGAGGGCCTCTGCCGCACGACCATCGACCTCGCCCGCGCCACCGGTTTCCACCAGGACATCTACCTGCGCCCCACGCTGTACAAGGAGGACGAGATCATCGGCGTCCGCCTGCACGGCCTCAAGGACGCCTTCCACATCTACGCCGCTCCCATGGGGCCCTACATCGAGATCGACCGGGGCCTCAAGCTCGGGACGTCTTCCTGGCGCCGCATCGACGACACGGCGGTGCCGGCCCGCGCCAAGATCATCGGCGCGTACATCAACAGCGCCCTGTGCAAGACCGAGGCCGTGATGAATGGCTTCGACGAAGGCCTCTTCCTCAACGAGGACGGCCATGTGTGCGAGGGCTCGGCCGAAAACCTGTTCCTGGTGCGCGACGGCGTGCTGGTGACGCCCGGCGTCTCCGACAACATCCTTGAAGGCATCACGCGGACGAGCGTCATCGAGATCGCCGAGCGCGAACTGGGCCTTAAGTGCGTTCACCGCACGATCGACCGTACCGAGATTTACATCTCCGACGAACTCTTCATCTGCGGCACCGGCGCCCAGATCGCGTGGGTCAGCGAAATAGACCACCGCAGCATCGGCAACGGCCAGATAGGCCCCATCTCCCAGAAGATCCGCGACATCTACTTCCGGGCGGTGCGCGGCGAGATCCCGCGCTACCAGAGCTGGCTGACGCCGGTTTACGGCACGGGCGGCATCAAAGCGCCCGAGAAGCCCTTCGCCTCGACCTCGGTGCGAAAGGTCGCCGCTGGTTAG